From one bacterium genomic stretch:
- the lon gene encoding endopeptidase La, translating into MSNSEQNTSQSKSQSGNGGEGPIRIPEHCPALLLNDVLVFPNTIVPLAISSPAMITMINDALASHRVVAAFSRAQSPRSDKPEDQFYSVGTAAHIMKMFRMPDDSIRVLIQGMVRVKRLEILKTDPYLQVKIQPLPIPRESTIQIEGLTRTIVGDFSKYAEENALPDEVRIAVHNIADPGALADIVASNLNLSIGEKQQILEENPLESRLALVATHLSRELELLKIGTEIRGKVEKELESNQKEYYLREQLKAIKRELGEESETSAEISDFEKRIVEAAMPAHAAEAAKKELDRMRVMSVSSAEYSVSRTYIEWLVSLPWSKASVDELNLLQAERELDEDHYGLNEVKTRILEFLAVRKLKHDNRGPILCFAGPPGVGKTSLGRSIARSMNREFVRMSLGGVRDEAEIRGHRRTYVGAMPGRIIQSIRRVGVKNPVIMLDEIDKLGMDFRGDPASALLEVLDPAQNFTFSDHYLDVEFDLSSVFFITTANDIGLIPGPLRDRMEIIEIPSYITDEKVQIGIRYLLPRQIEEAGLKTSNLTINEDGMRAIIRGYTREAGVRKLEQKIGAICRKIARSVAEGKRRRVTITSKSVSQYLGPAPFAEDGLPESPQIGVSLGLAWTPVGGEILVIESTSMPGSGKLQVTGQLGEVMKESAQIALSYLRAHSVEMGISEESFVKFDVHLHVPEGAQPKEGPSAGIALASSLASLLSKKAVRNDMCMTGEITLTGNILPVGGIREKIVAAARRGISTIVMPKANEKDLFYVPEHIKSRLKFHFVHDLDQALKLTLKPITKGRQRSEN; encoded by the coding sequence ATGAGCAATTCAGAACAAAATACAAGTCAGTCAAAAAGTCAATCGGGCAATGGGGGGGAAGGTCCGATCAGGATTCCTGAGCATTGTCCGGCGCTGCTGTTAAACGACGTCCTGGTGTTTCCCAATACGATTGTGCCTCTAGCCATCTCGTCTCCGGCCATGATCACGATGATCAATGACGCATTGGCAAGTCACCGCGTTGTGGCGGCATTTTCGCGCGCGCAGTCGCCGCGCAGTGATAAACCTGAGGATCAGTTCTACTCGGTCGGTACAGCGGCGCATATCATGAAGATGTTCAGGATGCCGGATGACTCAATTCGTGTCCTAATTCAAGGAATGGTGCGTGTCAAACGTCTTGAGATTCTGAAGACGGATCCATATCTTCAAGTGAAAATTCAGCCTTTACCTATTCCGCGTGAAAGCACAATCCAGATTGAAGGACTGACCCGTACTATCGTAGGTGACTTTTCAAAATATGCTGAAGAAAACGCATTACCGGACGAAGTTCGTATTGCTGTGCATAACATCGCGGATCCCGGTGCACTGGCTGACATCGTTGCATCAAATCTGAATCTGTCCATCGGCGAAAAGCAACAGATTCTAGAGGAGAATCCGCTTGAGTCCAGGCTCGCATTGGTGGCAACTCATTTGTCTCGCGAACTGGAATTGCTGAAAATCGGAACTGAAATTCGAGGCAAAGTCGAAAAGGAACTTGAATCGAATCAGAAAGAGTACTACCTGCGTGAACAGTTGAAGGCCATTAAGCGCGAACTTGGCGAAGAAAGCGAGACGAGCGCTGAGATTTCTGATTTCGAAAAGAGGATTGTCGAAGCGGCAATGCCCGCTCACGCTGCCGAGGCCGCAAAGAAGGAACTTGACCGCATGCGCGTTATGTCGGTTTCTTCAGCGGAATATTCCGTTTCCAGGACCTATATTGAATGGCTTGTAAGTTTACCATGGAGCAAGGCCTCTGTTGACGAATTGAATCTCTTGCAGGCTGAACGGGAGCTTGATGAGGATCATTACGGGCTTAATGAAGTGAAGACCAGGATTCTCGAGTTTCTTGCTGTCAGAAAACTGAAGCATGATAATCGCGGACCCATCCTGTGTTTTGCCGGACCACCAGGAGTTGGAAAGACATCGCTGGGACGTTCAATCGCCAGGTCGATGAATCGTGAGTTTGTTAGGATGAGTCTCGGCGGAGTACGCGATGAAGCGGAAATCCGCGGACACCGTCGCACATATGTTGGAGCCATGCCGGGAAGAATCATACAATCGATCAGACGTGTCGGCGTCAAGAACCCGGTGATCATGCTTGACGAGATTGACAAGCTGGGAATGGATTTTAGAGGAGATCCTGCATCTGCCCTGCTTGAAGTCTTAGATCCGGCTCAAAATTTCACATTTTCCGATCACTATTTGGATGTTGAATTCGATCTCTCGTCAGTTTTCTTCATTACAACCGCTAATGACATCGGGCTTATACCAGGTCCATTGCGCGACCGCATGGAGATTATCGAAATTCCAAGTTACATTACTGATGAGAAGGTACAAATCGGAATACGGTACCTTTTGCCCCGTCAAATTGAAGAAGCGGGCCTGAAGACGAGTAACTTGACAATTAATGAAGATGGAATGCGTGCAATTATCAGAGGATACACGCGAGAGGCGGGGGTACGAAAGCTTGAGCAGAAGATTGGAGCTATATGTCGAAAGATTGCCCGAAGTGTCGCTGAGGGCAAGCGACGACGCGTAACCATAACGTCAAAGTCTGTATCACAGTATTTAGGCCCCGCACCGTTTGCGGAGGATGGATTGCCGGAATCGCCTCAAATCGGTGTTTCACTTGGATTAGCCTGGACGCCTGTTGGTGGAGAGATTCTGGTGATTGAGTCGACCTCGATGCCCGGTTCCGGCAAGCTTCAAGTGACCGGTCAGCTGGGAGAGGTTATGAAAGAGTCTGCTCAAATCGCATTGTCTTACCTTCGTGCCCACTCGGTGGAAATGGGAATCTCCGAAGAGAGTTTTGTGAAGTTTGATGTTCATCTGCATGTTCCTGAAGGCGCACAGCCTAAAGAGGGACCGAGTGCCGGAATTGCGTTAGCTTCGTCACTGGCGTCACTCCTTTCAAAAAAGGCTGTTCGCAACGACATGTGCATGACCGGCGAAATTACCCTTACAGGTAACATATTGCCGGTCGGTGGAATTCGAGAAAAGATTGTTGCTGCAGCCCGGCGCGGTATCTCTACGATAGTAATGCCAAAGGCTAACGAAAAGGACCTTTTCTATGTTCCTGAGCACATTAAGTCCAGGCTGAAATTCCATTTCGTTCATGACCTCGACCAAGCCTTGAAACTTACGTTGAAGCCAATCACAAAAGGCAGACAGCGGTCGGAAAACTGA
- a CDS encoding Hsp20/alpha crystallin family protein, with the protein MIQNGRIRLRLADSDDEHSRTFRFEYIRVEHGNRPLPWGERAQWIPAVDVYGNDQRVVIEIHVPGVLPEEIRFEFGAKWVRVQGSRRDAEIAGRREFFHVEISRGNFERVISLPEGLDTQKTQVSAELGVLRIEIPWVSREWAVSCRKAQFPEEWS; encoded by the coding sequence ATGATTCAGAATGGCAGAATTCGGCTACGTCTTGCAGATTCGGATGACGAACACTCCAGAACCTTCCGATTCGAATATATCCGTGTTGAACACGGCAACAGACCCTTGCCCTGGGGTGAACGGGCGCAGTGGATTCCGGCGGTAGACGTGTACGGAAATGACCAGCGAGTTGTTATTGAGATCCACGTTCCAGGAGTCCTGCCCGAGGAAATTCGATTTGAATTTGGAGCCAAATGGGTTCGTGTTCAAGGATCAAGACGTGACGCAGAGATTGCGGGACGACGTGAATTCTTTCATGTCGAAATTTCTCGCGGAAACTTTGAACGGGTGATATCACTGCCGGAGGGGCTCGATACTCAGAAGACTCAAGTCTCTGCCGAGCTCGGCGTATTGCGAATTGAGATTCCCTGGGTCTCCCGGGAATGGGCAGTCTCTTGCCGCAAGGCGCAATTCCCTGAGGAATGGTCATGA
- a CDS encoding twin-arginine translocase TatA/TatE family subunit produces the protein MKFGWVEILLIMAIVLLLFGGKRIPELMRGLGRGAREFKEGLHGEGNDPKKP, from the coding sequence ATGAAGTTCGGATGGGTCGAGATACTTTTGATAATGGCGATTGTTCTGCTTCTTTTCGGTGGAAAGAGAATACCCGAACTGATGCGGGGTCTTGGCCGTGGTGCTCGCGAGTTCAAGGAAGGTCTTCATGGCGAGGGCAATGATCCGAAGAAACCGTGA
- a CDS encoding response regulator has translation MTGRDGKFYSSKDVCENLQISKSTLFKWEREGLITKVRRDWRGWRLYDERNMEEIRQNIEKQKAAESKPRSSYVLVVDDDTMILQVMSDLLQAAGYDVLTASSGDEAIAIHMDKQPALTFLDVKLRGKSGIDVFREIKSADPGSIIVILTGYPKIEDTVQVIKEGAYNYLTKPIKSEELLEMVAEVIRP, from the coding sequence ATGACCGGTCGAGACGGTAAGTTCTATTCTTCCAAAGACGTCTGCGAGAACTTGCAGATTTCTAAGTCTACACTTTTCAAATGGGAACGTGAAGGCCTGATTACCAAGGTACGACGTGACTGGCGAGGTTGGCGACTCTACGACGAGCGGAATATGGAGGAAATTCGGCAGAATATTGAAAAGCAAAAGGCTGCCGAATCCAAGCCGCGATCCTCGTATGTCCTTGTAGTAGATGATGATACGATGATTTTGCAGGTCATGTCTGACCTATTGCAAGCGGCCGGATACGACGTCTTAACTGCTTCAAGCGGAGATGAGGCGATCGCAATCCATATGGACAAACAGCCGGCGCTGACTTTTCTGGATGTCAAATTGCGGGGAAAGAGCGGAATCGACGTTTTTCGAGAGATAAAGTCGGCAGATCCAGGTTCGATAATCGTTATCCTGACAGGTTATCCAAAAATCGAGGACACGGTCCAGGTAATCAAAGAAGGGGCGTACAATTATCTTACCAAGCCCATAAAGAGTGAAGAACTGCTTGAAATGGTTGCTGAAGTCATCCGTCCGTAA
- a CDS encoding PD40 domain-containing protein — protein sequence MSRSGILVLVLLAFSVELFAQGFGKNKVQYVEFDWRYIQSEHFDVYYSAGQERIAEFTAETAERALKLIESSWDYTLDGRIKFIIYASHNKFQQTNVSLSIQEESLGGFTEFLKNRVVLPYTGNYEAFRHVIHHELTHAVNLRLFYGTGFQSILIGVATSDVPLWFTEGLAEYESRGGWDVEADMFMRDATITGYLPPIDYLGGYFAYKGGQSVFYYLDRRYGKEKVGELVNKVKTSRELPRSLKSATGLTMEDFNRAWQNWLRKIYWPGVANYESPEDFSERITNHRKIGNFVNNGGALSPDGQRVAYLSDRSDYFDVWLHDLDSGKSRRLLQGERSGDFEQLKWLDARMSWSPDGEHIVFASKAGALDAINILNVDKRDIVRRFRPRLEGIFNPVYSPDGSKIAFVGLKSGQSDLYYYEVASEKLVQVTDDIFSDDDPAWSHDGTMLYFASDRKDSVRVSGYEQSFEMWNFDYHTMDVYRIRIDSDKCERLTASEFTEKNPTLSPDGRFLVYVSDSTGISNLYRMDLETKVSVAITNGLTGSFQPSYSARANKLVFTSFFEGGYDLYLLKSPDQIEPKSPALTAFRQHGTPEAIEPVGEQAEISSESMEFRDNTREFARYVFADGIGQISDHGEQTLPDTTNTRNPGGGFFSKKYKVKFTPDYVYATAAYSSFFGAQGTGQILFSDVLGNQLIVVNTDLYYDFNNLDNSNFSAQYFYLPNRINYGIGLFRYVYYLDAGNVRDQTLQIQLDASYPFSKYTRAELIVGGYGIDRSEWQPNQDQYYDYYKTARRRILLPELGYVHDTVVWGSTGPVNGTRYRVSASYSPNLQSDRKNREVWSSEFYTAKADMRQYFRMGRDYSWASRLTAGLSGGPEPQRFFMGGVSNWINRRFENDEIPTEEINDFYFSSFITPFRGGDYFERRGTGNRYFLTNQEFRFPLIRYLQLGWPLPITLGDVRGALFTDLGAAWFDDAFRLTSVGKDGNRRLHDLQAAYGFGWRSNLGFLLLRWDVAWSTDGIDTSKPRYYFSLGAEY from the coding sequence ATGTCACGTTCGGGAATCCTAGTCCTCGTTCTTCTTGCCTTCTCTGTAGAACTCTTTGCTCAAGGTTTCGGCAAGAATAAAGTACAATACGTCGAGTTTGACTGGAGATACATCCAATCAGAACATTTTGACGTCTATTATTCTGCTGGCCAGGAACGAATTGCAGAGTTTACAGCCGAAACGGCTGAAAGAGCATTGAAACTCATCGAGTCAAGCTGGGATTACACACTTGATGGAAGAATCAAGTTCATCATCTATGCGTCCCACAACAAGTTTCAGCAGACTAACGTTTCACTTTCGATACAAGAAGAGTCGCTGGGCGGATTCACCGAGTTTCTCAAGAACCGAGTGGTACTGCCTTATACCGGGAATTATGAGGCTTTCAGGCATGTGATTCACCACGAGCTGACACATGCCGTCAATTTGCGGCTGTTCTACGGTACGGGGTTTCAAAGCATTCTCATTGGCGTGGCGACGTCCGATGTTCCGCTTTGGTTCACGGAGGGACTTGCTGAATACGAGTCCCGGGGTGGTTGGGATGTCGAGGCAGACATGTTCATGCGGGATGCCACTATCACCGGCTACCTCCCTCCCATCGATTACCTTGGCGGCTACTTTGCTTATAAAGGCGGCCAGTCGGTATTCTATTATCTTGACAGGCGATACGGCAAAGAGAAAGTCGGAGAACTGGTCAACAAGGTAAAAACGTCACGCGAATTGCCACGCTCACTGAAAAGTGCGACGGGTCTTACGATGGAGGATTTTAACCGCGCGTGGCAAAATTGGCTTCGTAAGATATATTGGCCGGGAGTCGCCAATTATGAATCACCAGAGGACTTTTCGGAACGGATTACGAATCATCGAAAAATCGGAAACTTTGTGAATAACGGTGGCGCATTGTCACCGGACGGACAAAGAGTCGCCTACCTGTCGGACAGGTCAGACTATTTCGACGTTTGGCTTCACGACCTTGATTCCGGGAAATCCAGGCGTTTGCTGCAGGGTGAACGCAGTGGTGACTTTGAGCAACTGAAGTGGCTTGATGCGAGAATGTCCTGGTCACCAGATGGCGAACACATTGTCTTTGCGTCCAAGGCAGGTGCACTTGATGCGATAAACATCCTGAATGTCGATAAACGAGATATTGTCAGAAGATTCCGGCCCCGATTGGAAGGAATATTCAATCCGGTCTATTCTCCGGACGGTTCGAAAATCGCGTTTGTAGGTCTAAAGTCCGGCCAGTCAGACCTTTATTACTATGAAGTTGCCAGTGAAAAGCTCGTGCAGGTCACAGACGACATCTTCAGCGACGACGATCCTGCCTGGAGCCATGACGGGACTATGCTGTATTTCGCCTCCGACCGAAAAGACTCTGTAAGAGTTTCAGGGTATGAGCAATCGTTCGAGATGTGGAATTTCGACTATCATACCATGGACGTTTATCGAATTAGGATCGATTCCGATAAATGCGAAAGATTGACAGCGAGTGAATTCACCGAAAAGAATCCCACTCTGTCACCCGATGGAAGATTCTTGGTTTACGTTTCCGACTCAACTGGAATCTCCAATCTTTACAGGATGGATCTGGAAACCAAAGTGTCTGTCGCAATAACCAATGGACTGACTGGCAGTTTTCAACCGAGTTATTCAGCTCGTGCCAATAAGCTTGTCTTTACTTCTTTCTTTGAAGGCGGCTATGACCTTTATCTGTTGAAGTCGCCTGATCAAATTGAACCTAAGTCACCAGCGTTGACGGCGTTTAGACAGCACGGCACTCCGGAAGCAATTGAACCGGTGGGAGAACAAGCCGAGATCAGTTCGGAATCTATGGAGTTCCGTGACAACACGAGAGAGTTTGCACGGTATGTTTTTGCTGATGGAATTGGACAAATTTCGGATCATGGTGAACAGACCTTGCCGGACACAACGAACACCCGCAATCCCGGCGGAGGATTCTTCAGCAAGAAGTACAAGGTTAAGTTCACGCCGGACTACGTGTACGCGACTGCAGCTTACAGTTCGTTCTTTGGTGCGCAGGGAACCGGTCAAATCTTGTTTAGCGATGTGCTGGGTAATCAGCTAATAGTGGTCAACACAGATTTGTACTATGATTTCAATAATCTCGACAACTCAAACTTTTCTGCGCAGTATTTTTACTTACCAAATCGCATCAATTACGGTATTGGACTTTTCAGGTACGTCTATTACCTCGATGCGGGAAATGTTCGCGATCAGACCCTGCAAATCCAACTTGATGCAAGCTATCCATTCTCGAAATACACACGCGCCGAGTTGATAGTTGGCGGGTACGGAATAGATCGATCCGAGTGGCAGCCCAATCAGGATCAGTACTACGATTACTATAAGACGGCTCGGCGGCGGATTCTTCTTCCCGAGCTTGGTTATGTCCACGATACGGTGGTCTGGGGCAGCACAGGACCTGTAAACGGCACTCGTTACCGCGTTTCCGCATCATACAGCCCAAATCTTCAGAGTGACAGAAAAAACCGTGAGGTTTGGAGTTCAGAGTTCTATACTGCGAAAGCAGACATGCGTCAGTATTTTAGAATGGGCAGAGATTACTCCTGGGCATCCCGTCTTACGGCAGGTCTTAGCGGCGGACCTGAGCCGCAAAGATTCTTCATGGGCGGTGTTTCAAACTGGATAAATCGAAGGTTTGAGAACGACGAGATTCCGACGGAAGAAATTAATGACTTCTACTTCTCTTCATTCATTACGCCATTCCGAGGCGGTGATTACTTCGAACGCCGGGGAACAGGCAATCGCTATTTTCTCACGAATCAAGAATTCCGTTTTCCGTTGATCAGATACTTACAGTTAGGATGGCCTCTTCCAATCACCTTGGGAGATGTCAGAGGAGCTCTTTTTACAGATCTGGGCGCGGCGTGGTTTGATGACGCATTCCGACTTACCTCTGTGGGAAAAGACGGTAACAGGCGTCTTCATGACCTTCAAGCGGCGTACGGTTTTGGATGGCGTTCAAATCTCGGATTCCTGCTGCTTCGTTGGGATGTGGCATGGTCAACCGACGGAATAGATACTTCAAAGCCGAGATACTATTTCTCTTTAGGTGCGGAGTACTAA
- a CDS encoding ABC transporter permease has translation MRECVRLGVDSLPLVLMVGLFTGAVSGWQLHYQLEGYMPFDMIGPGVFKSIVLEMGPVLTGLIISGRVSASIAAELGTMKVTEQIDALESMAISSTRYLAVPRIAAMTAMMPVLVTQVNFIAIMGAWFVTTVFLSLTSAQFFGLIPNFFHVYDIFSGLLKSVFFGMSSAMIGCYVGFDTSGGAEGVGSATIKAFVWSSLTVLVLDFLLAMILF, from the coding sequence ATGCGTGAGTGCGTTCGCCTCGGAGTGGACTCTTTGCCGCTTGTACTCATGGTCGGGCTATTCACTGGCGCGGTCTCAGGCTGGCAGTTACATTATCAGTTAGAAGGGTACATGCCCTTCGACATGATCGGACCGGGCGTCTTCAAGAGTATTGTGCTTGAAATGGGCCCGGTGCTGACGGGTTTGATAATTTCGGGACGCGTCTCGGCGTCTATCGCAGCAGAACTCGGAACGATGAAAGTGACCGAGCAGATAGATGCCCTGGAATCCATGGCGATTTCGAGCACTAGATACTTAGCGGTACCGAGAATAGCGGCGATGACTGCAATGATGCCGGTTCTCGTGACACAGGTAAACTTCATTGCCATTATGGGTGCGTGGTTTGTTACAACGGTGTTCCTGAGTCTCACATCGGCACAGTTCTTTGGATTGATACCCAACTTCTTTCACGTATATGATATCTTTTCCGGTCTTTTGAAGTCGGTGTTTTTCGGGATGAGTTCGGCAATGATTGGCTGTTATGTTGGGTTTGACACTTCCGGCGGCGCTGAAGGCGTCGGCAGCGCGACCATAAAAGCGTTTGTGTGGAGTTCGCTGACAGTTTTGGTTCTCGATTTCCTGCTCGCGATGATCTTGTTCTAA
- a CDS encoding ABC transporter ATP-binding protein, which produces MIVSRGIKKSFGSKQVLRGVDMEIQTGESLVIIGQSGCGKSVFLKHLVGLLNPDEGEIRVDGDLISNAKRADVYRIRMKFGVLFQSAALFDSMTVEQNIGLGLTEHTRMSRSEIDKRVAECLDMVSLSGTQKQMPAELSGGMRKRVGLARAIAMKPQYILYDEPTTGLDPITADSINDLIIQLQRELKVTSIIVTHDMVSAFKIADRIVMLHLGRVIFSGTEQQIKTESIDIVRRFIAGESEDRQVVTHY; this is translated from the coding sequence ATGATTGTTTCACGCGGAATAAAGAAGAGCTTTGGAAGCAAGCAAGTGCTTCGCGGTGTGGACATGGAAATCCAGACCGGAGAGTCGCTCGTGATCATAGGTCAATCCGGCTGCGGCAAGTCGGTCTTTCTGAAGCACCTTGTCGGCCTTCTCAATCCGGACGAAGGGGAAATAAGGGTGGACGGGGATTTGATCTCAAATGCAAAGCGCGCGGACGTCTATCGAATTCGCATGAAATTCGGCGTACTATTTCAAAGTGCCGCGTTGTTTGATTCAATGACAGTCGAGCAGAATATCGGGCTTGGACTAACCGAACATACAAGGATGTCCAGATCCGAGATAGACAAACGAGTCGCTGAGTGTTTGGACATGGTGAGCTTATCCGGGACCCAGAAGCAGATGCCCGCAGAGCTGTCCGGCGGAATGCGGAAACGTGTTGGACTTGCGCGTGCAATTGCTATGAAGCCGCAATACATCTTGTATGATGAACCTACTACCGGGCTCGATCCGATAACAGCCGACTCAATCAATGACCTGATAATCCAGTTGCAACGCGAGCTCAAAGTGACATCGATTATCGTCACGCATGATATGGTCTCGGCCTTTAAGATTGCCGACCGCATCGTAATGCTTCATCTTGGTCGCGTCATTTTTTCCGGAACTGAACAGCAAATCAAGACGGAAAGCATAGACATCGTCCGGCGGTTTATCGCCGGAGAGTCTGAGGACAGGCAAGTTGTGACCCATTATTAA
- a CDS encoding ABC transporter permease — protein MSFLELVRQVFGTLGTNKLRSALTMFGITWGIASVMLLSGLATGFSEGALSNIRSLGKDVVVVWGGRKSLATGSARKGETVRFDEKTLQALEAKAQLFTFSPEVSAWSTEMRAGPRIFNTRLAGVGEKYGELRNVIPDHGRWISRRDIIEARRVCVIGDEVRKKLFGEESNPLHERVLVGGREFLIVGWKSAKKQGSSYYGPDNDVVWIPYSTQLALYDRYWFGNFIFSPNDVQKHELAVAEFKSIVAKVHKFDPADPEALNLWDTHKDAMETAKVFDAINALMVAIGAITLMIGGLGVMNIMLVSVVERTREIGIRRAIGANAFDIVKQFFLECLIITVLAGSGGMLVGWGLIELMNSVTLPDGVSPPILSETTMLISAGMIGLVTIFSGLYPAIRAARVNPIQALHHE, from the coding sequence GTGAGCTTTCTGGAACTCGTTCGACAAGTATTTGGCACACTCGGCACCAACAAACTCCGAAGTGCCCTGACGATGTTCGGGATCACTTGGGGCATTGCGTCCGTTATGCTATTGTCAGGACTTGCGACCGGATTCTCAGAAGGCGCTTTGAGCAATATCAGGTCGCTTGGCAAGGATGTCGTGGTCGTTTGGGGGGGGAGAAAAAGTCTTGCGACGGGTTCGGCGAGGAAAGGCGAGACGGTTCGATTTGACGAAAAGACTCTTCAGGCATTGGAAGCCAAGGCACAACTCTTTACCTTCTCTCCGGAAGTATCCGCATGGAGCACGGAAATGCGAGCCGGCCCGAGAATTTTCAATACGCGTCTGGCTGGTGTGGGGGAAAAGTACGGTGAATTGCGAAATGTCATTCCGGATCACGGACGGTGGATTTCACGTCGCGATATCATTGAAGCGAGGCGTGTGTGTGTCATCGGGGACGAAGTGAGAAAGAAGCTCTTCGGTGAAGAATCAAATCCGTTACACGAACGTGTGCTTGTTGGCGGCAGGGAGTTCCTCATTGTAGGTTGGAAATCTGCCAAGAAGCAAGGGTCGTCCTACTATGGACCTGACAACGACGTGGTCTGGATTCCTTATTCGACCCAACTTGCATTGTACGATCGGTATTGGTTCGGAAACTTCATTTTTTCACCAAACGATGTTCAAAAGCATGAGTTGGCGGTGGCGGAATTCAAGAGTATTGTTGCCAAAGTGCACAAGTTTGATCCCGCCGACCCGGAAGCGCTGAACCTTTGGGATACTCATAAGGACGCAATGGAGACCGCCAAGGTTTTTGATGCCATTAATGCGCTTATGGTTGCTATCGGAGCCATAACGTTAATGATCGGCGGATTAGGCGTCATGAACATCATGCTTGTGTCAGTTGTTGAACGGACACGCGAAATTGGTATTCGCAGGGCAATTGGTGCAAACGCATTTGACATTGTGAAACAGTTCTTCCTGGAATGCCTGATTATCACTGTACTTGCAGGATCAGGCGGGATGCTGGTTGGTTGGGGATTGATAGAACTCATGAATAGTGTTACTCTGCCGGACGGTGTGTCACCTCCGATTTTATCCGAAACCACAATGTTGATCTCAGCCGGCATGATAGGACTCGTGACAATATTCTCCGGTCTCTACCCGGCAATTCGCGCCGCGCGAGTGAACCCAATACAAGCACTTCATCATGAGTAG
- a CDS encoding efflux RND transporter periplasmic adaptor subunit — translation MTQTVVATGSIKPLHQIEIRSKTGGTVRKFFVEEGDWVTAGQRLFEITPEASPTEQVRAREELRTSEVEVRQAEDDLRIAKELHSKNLLPEQNLRDAERELERVNARLSAAKAEWALIQREQIGETDKEMDIVQTSTTVVAPITGLIFTRELDEGASVTPTTSASGGTVVITMGDHTKIEFRGDVDEADIGKLKTGLTANVTVQAYQGRTFQGEIYHISPVGRYSDKEQQIVFNVKALVDNSEELLKVGMSATARIVVDERKDVPILDEMALFFKGDSAYVKVVVDTSTQATEDRPVTLGISDGIRTEVTSGLSGGEIVSAGQVQQEN, via the coding sequence ATGACTCAAACCGTTGTCGCCACAGGGAGCATTAAACCTTTGCACCAAATTGAGATTCGGTCTAAAACAGGTGGAACAGTAAGGAAGTTCTTTGTCGAAGAGGGAGATTGGGTGACGGCGGGGCAGCGCCTGTTCGAAATTACACCGGAAGCGTCTCCGACAGAACAAGTGCGGGCCAGAGAAGAACTGAGAACTTCAGAGGTTGAGGTCAGACAGGCCGAAGATGATCTTCGAATTGCGAAGGAGCTTCACTCGAAGAATTTGCTTCCCGAGCAGAACCTCCGGGATGCTGAGCGAGAACTCGAACGTGTAAATGCCCGACTATCGGCGGCAAAGGCAGAATGGGCTCTGATTCAACGTGAGCAAATTGGCGAGACGGACAAAGAAATGGACATTGTTCAGACTTCGACCACGGTCGTTGCGCCGATTACCGGTTTAATATTTACCCGAGAATTGGATGAAGGGGCTTCTGTTACACCGACAACCTCAGCCTCCGGGGGCACAGTTGTTATTACGATGGGAGACCATACAAAAATCGAGTTCAGAGGAGATGTCGATGAAGCAGACATCGGGAAGCTGAAAACGGGACTTACGGCAAATGTCACGGTACAGGCATACCAAGGTCGGACTTTTCAAGGAGAGATATACCATATATCTCCTGTCGGACGGTATAGCGACAAGGAGCAGCAGATTGTTTTCAACGTCAAGGCGCTGGTCGATAATTCCGAGGAACTTCTGAAAGTCGGAATGAGTGCCACGGCACGCATTGTTGTAGACGAGCGCAAGGATGTCCCGATTCTCGATGAAATGGCCTTGTTCTTCAAGGGAGATTCTGCCTATGTCAAAGTCGTAGTCGATACTTCCACACAGGCAACGGAAGACAGACCGGTCACGTTGGGGATTTCGGACGGAATCCGGACAGAGGTGACAAGCGGATTGAGTGGAGGTGAGATAGTCAGCGCAGGCCAAGTCCAGCAGGAGAATTAG